In one Cottoperca gobio chromosome 12, fCotGob3.1, whole genome shotgun sequence genomic region, the following are encoded:
- the nrarpa gene encoding notch-regulated ankyrin repeat-containing protein A: MSQADVSTCSAPQRVFQEAVKKGNTKELHSLLQNMTNCEFNVNSFGPEGQTALHQSVIDGNLELVKLLVKFGADIRLANREGWSALHIAAFGGHQDIVLYLITKAKYSSGAR; encoded by the coding sequence ATGAGCCAGGCGGATGTGTCGACTTGCTCCGCGCCGCAGAGGGTTTTCCAGGAGGCGGTGAAGAAGGGCAACACCAAGGAGCTGCACTCTTTGCTGCAGAACATGACAAACTGCGAGTTCAACGTCAACTCCTTCGGACCTGAAGGACAGACGGCCCTGCACCAGTCTGTCATTGATGGCAACCTGGAGCTGGTAAAACTGCTGGTGAAGTTTGGTGCAGATATCCGGCTGGCCAACAGGGAAGGGTGGAGCGCTTTACACATCGCCGCCTTCGGGGGCCACCAAGACATTGTGTTATACCTCATCACCAAGGCCAAGTACTCCTCTGGCGCCCGGTga